AGACTTCTGCGGCATTTGCTTATCGCTTATTGTTTATCGCCTATTGGTTCCTTGCGTCCCTACACATCGACGACCACCGTCACCTCGAATCCGTCTTTCTCTTCAGTAATCCGCAGATCGTGGAACGTCACCGCCTTGATGGGATTGGCGTCGGACGCTTCCCGTGTTCGGCCCTCCACGCGCGCCCGCAAGCTGGTTTCGGAAATCTCCGTGATCTCAAAGCGATTGTACGCTTCGCCCTTGGTCTCCTGCAGGTAGAGCAACTCGTTCAGCCAGTTGACCAGCAGCGTCTCCCGATCCACGCCCTCGACGGAAACTTCGCGCATGACGGACGGCTCGAACTGCGGCGCCGCCCCTCGCGGCCAGCACACTGCGCGTGCCGCGTTCAGGAACAACTCGGCGAGCGTCCGGCCCCGTATGCGGAACGCCCAGTCCGCGGTGTGCTCGATTTCCTCGAAATGCTCCATCGTTAGGAAGGAGCCTAGTCCGCCGTCTCAGGCACCGCGTGCGCGTGGGCCCGCCGCAACGGCAACAGCGCCCTCACGATGACGTACAGAACGGGGATGATAAAGAGGTTGAGGAAGGTGGAAACGATCATCCCGCCCGCCACCGTGGTTCCCACCGAATGCCGTCCCGCCGAGCCCGCGCCGGAAGCAAACACCAGAGGCATCACTCCCATGATGGTCGCCACCGACGTCATCAGGATGGGTCGCAGGCGCAGCCGCGCCGCCGCTGCCGCCGCTTCCAGCAGCGGCAGTCCGCGCCCCTGCAACTGCTCGGCGAACTCCACGATCAGGATGGCGTTCTTGCTGGCTAACCCGATCAGCATCACCAGTCCCACCTGGCAGTAGACATCGTTCTGCAATCCGCGCAGCCACTGCGCGCCCAGCGCTCCCAGGATCGCCATCGGCACCGAGAGCAGGATGATGAACGGCAGCACGAAGCTCTCGTATTGCGCCGAAAGCGTCAGGTAGACCACCAGCAGTCCCAGCGCGAACAGCAACAACGACTGCCCTCCGGATTCGATCTCCTCCAGCGCCAGCCCGGTCCACTCGTAGGAATACCCCGCAGGGAGCGACTCGCGCGCCACGTCCTCCATGGCTGCAATCGCCTGCCCGGAACTGTATCCCGGCGCCGCACTGCCATTGATCTCCGCCGTGCGGAACAGGTTGTAATGGCTCACGATGCTGGCCGTCGTGGTCTCCTTCACCCGGACCAGGCTGTCGAGCGGCACCATCTCGCCCGTCTCCGCCCGGGCATAGAACTGCTTCAGGTCGCGTGGCTGCGAGCGGAATTGCCGGTCTGCCTGCACGTACACGCGGTACGACCGGTTGTTGAAGTCGAAGTCGTTCACGTATCGCGAGCCCATGTAGACCTGTAGCGCCGACGTGATCTCCGTGAACGGCACGCCCAGGCTCTTGGCCTTCTCCCGGTCGATCTCCACCAGGAACTGCGGGTCGCGCGCGCTGAATGTAGTGAACAGACCTTGCAATTCCGGCCGTGTGCCGGCCTTGCGGATCAGCCCCCGCAGCGCGTTCTCCATGTCTTCCATGGAGCCCGCCGCAGTCTGCTGCAACTGGAACTGGAATCCGCCATAGGCGCCCAGTCCCTCGATGGCAGGCGGCGGGAACGGCACCACGCTCGCCTCCCGGATCCCGGCCAGCGGCCCGCGCACCGCGTTCACCACTTCCGCCAGAGAATGTCCTTCGCCCTTGCGTTCTTCGATGTCCTTCATGTTCATGAAGATCATCGCCCGGTTGGGCGCCGCTCCGCCGAAGCTCCAGCCCGGCACCGAGAACACGCCCGTCACGTCGGGGTTTTGCAACAGGATCTTGCCGGCCTGGTTGGCGACCGCGGTCGTGTACTCCAGCGACGCCCCTTCCGGCGCCTGCACCAGCACCATGAACCAGCCCTGGTCCTCGTCCGGCACGAAGCTGGTCGGCACCACCTGGTACACGCCATAGGCCGCCGTCAGCCCGATCAGAAATACCACCACCACCGGCAGACGCCTCCGCTCCAGCACCGGGATTAGATTGCTGTAGGCCTCGGTGGCTCGCGCCAGCCCCTGGTTGAAGCTGTTCAGCAGCGGATTCCTAGTTCCGTGGTAGCGACGCAGCAGCAGCGCCGCCAGCGCCGGCGAAAGCGTGAGTGCGTTGAACGCCGAGAGCGCGATGGAGAAGGCAATGGTCAGCGCAAACTGCTGGTAGAGCCGTCCCGTGGTGCCGGGAAAGAACCCCACCGGCACGAACACTGCGACCAGGACCAGCGAGGTCGCGATCACCGCTCCCGTCACCTCGCTCATCGCCACCTGCGTGGCGCGCCGGGCATCCGCCATGCCCTCCTGGATGTGCCGCTCCACGTTCTCGATCACCACGATGGCGTCGTCCACCACCAGCCCCGTCGCCAGCGTGATGCCGAACAGCGTCAGCGTGTTGATGGAGAACCCGAACAGCTTGGCGAAGGCGAACGTCCCGATCAGCGACACCGGGATGGTCACGGCCGGAATCAGGGTGCTCCGCCACGTCTGCAGGAAAAGGAAGATGACCAGGATGACGATCACGATGGCTTCCGCCAGCGTCTTCAGCACCTCGCGGATCGACTGTCCCACCGCGGCCGTGGTATCGAACGCGATCTGGTACTTCAGCCCTGGTGGGAACTGCTTAGCCAGGCGGTCCAGCTCCTGCCGCACTCCCGCCGCCACTTCCAGCGCGTTGGCGTTGGAGAGCTGCATCACGCCCAACCCCAGCGCCGGATACCCGTTGTAGAAAAGGTTGGAGTCGTAGCTCTCGGCGCCCAGTTCGGCCCGGCCGACGTCGCGCAACTGCACCAGCGAGCCGTCCTCCCCCCGCTTGAGCACGATGTTTTCGAACTCGCTCGGCTCGGTCAGCCGTCCGACCGCGCGCACGCTGATCTGGAACTGCTGTCCAGCGATTGTCGGCGACTGTCCCACCTGCCCGGCCGCCACCTGCACGTTCTGTTCCCGCAGCGCCGCCACCACGTCGCCCGCGGTCAGTTTGCGCTTGGCCAGCCGCAGCGGGTCCAGCCACAGGCGCATGGCGTACTTGCGCTCCCCGAAGATCATCACGTCGCCCACGCCCTTCACGCGTTTCAGCGGGTCGCGGACGTACACGTCCAGGTAGTTGCTGATGAACTGGCTGTCGTAGCGCCCGTCTTCGGAATACACCCCGACGGCCAGCACGAACGACCCGGAGTTCTTGAAGATGCCGATGCCGGTCGTCTGGACCTCGGCCGGCAGGCGTCCGAGCACGGTGGAGGCGCGGTTCTGCACGTCCACCGCGGCGATATCCAGATTCCGGTCGAGTGCGAACGTGGCCGTCACCGAGCTCGAGCCGTCGTTGCCGCTCGTCGAGCTCATGTACCGCATGCCCTCGGAGCCGTTAATGGCCTGCTCCAGCAGCGTGGTGACGCTGGTCTCCACCGCCTGGGCGTTTGCCCCCGTGTAGTTTGCAAACACACTCACCTGCGGCGGCGCCAGCACCGGATACTGCGCCACCGGCAACCTGGGAATGGCGGTCGCGCCCGCCAGAATGATCAGCAGCGAGCACACCGTCGCAAACACCGGCCGCCGTATGAAGAAATTGACGAACATACCTGTTTTTGTCTAATCAATCCCCTTTTGCCCGCTGATCTCACAAGATCCAGCGTGCGTCCCCGGCCGCCTAGACGTACGGGATGGCCACCAGTCTCCAAGCGGAACCCTCACGTCGAAAATGGAACTCCAGAGTCTCCGCATCTGAACAGTCGGAATTGATCGCTCGTGCTGTCATCCGGACCTGCCGGCCACCCTCGTAATCATAGGCCACCGTTTCCACTAGCACCTGGTTGGGGTTCGAGAGGATCTCCCGGTAGGAGCACACCTTGCTTGGTCCATGATCGGCTCCTACAGCCCGTGCTACCTCGTGTCTTAGACACTCGGAATTGAATAACAGACAGAAGGTTCCGCGTCTCTGCGCAAATTCCTGGGCAAGCTCACGCCGGCTCGACGCTGGTGAATCGACACCAACGTAGACGCCCCTCTTGGACACATAGGCAAGGAAATCTCGAGGCTTACCCTCCCTAATCACGAAGAGGAACTTTTCCTCCAACTTCTTCAGGTCGGGATCTACTCGCTGTGCCGCCGGTGCTTGGGACGGAGACGGGGAGGCCACTCTCATGTCTCGCCGCGGAGACCTACCGGCTGCAGTGCTTTCCGGGAAACGAGGTTCAGATGAATTCGTCGAACAGGCGAGCACCGCTAAGATCGCTAAGCTAGGGCCAAGCAGCCATGCAGCCTTGCCAGATAATCCGGTGGCCGCTTGTCCTCCTCGCATCATTCCCAAATTCTCTCCACTCGCCCACTGAATGCCCGATATGCCGTTTGTCCGCGACCCGAGCGCAGCGAGGGAGCGCAAGCCCCGTCAGGGGCGGGCCGAAAGTAGCCCAGGGCGAAGGGCATGCGGGAGCTTGCTCCCGCATGCGTGTGAGCCCTGGGTAGCGTGCCCCACGACCATTGCGTGGCCCTCGCTCCGACGAGTCCGCCAACGGCGGACGAGGAAGGCGCGAGGGCCCCGCACACGCGAACTACTCCGCCGTTACCGCCACTCCGTCCGCCAGCATCTGCACCCCGGTGACAATCACTTTCTCGCCCGGCTGGATCCCCTCCAGCACCACGTACCGGTTCCCGAAGATCTCTCCCAGCCGCACCGCCCTCTGCCGGGCCACGGTCTGCTTCCCGTCGCTCTCCGCCACAAACGCGAATGTCTGTCCGGTCACGCGCTGCACCGCGGTGATGGGAAGCAACACGCGCTCACCCTCGCTCCACACCACTCGCGCGCGCACCACCTCGTCATTGCGGAAGCGTCCCTGCGGATTGGGCACAGCCGCCTTGATCAGCAACAACTGCGTGACGTCTTCCACCCGCGGGGAGACGAACGTGGTCATGGTGCGGACCGATGCCTGCTCACCGGGCATTACGATCTCCACCGGCGTCCCAGGCTTCACGGCCGACGCTTTCTCCGCCGGGATCGAGATGTAGGCTTCGAGGTCGCCGCCCTCGTCGAGCGTCGTCAGCACCGTGTCGGTGTTGACGCGATCGCCCACGCGCACGGGAATGTCGCCGATCATGCCCGCCGCCGGCGCCGTGACCGTGTAGTAGCGCAACTGCACTTTCTGCTCGCTCACGGACGCTTCCAGCGCATCCACCTCCGCCTTGGAGGCGTCATACGCCGTTTGCGCCTGGTCCAGTTCCTGTTGGCTGATCACTCCGGCGGCGAACAACTGTTTACGCCGTTCCAGTTCCTGCCGGTTGTACTCCAGCGCCGCCCGGCGGGCTCGCTGGTTTGCCTCCTGCGCCGTGAGTGTCGCTTCCTGCTTCCGCGGATCGATTTCCAGCAGCGGCGCTCCCGCTGCCACCCGGCTTCCGGAGTGCACGAAGATACGCGTGATCTGCCCCTCGACCTCCGGCTGGATCACCGCCGACCGCCGCGATTTCAGCGTCGCGATGTACTCGGTGAAATCCGGCACGCGCTCCCTCGTTGCCGTCTCCACCTTCACCGCCACCGCCTGCGGGCCGGTCTCCCCGCCTCCCTCCGCCTTCCGGCTGCATCCGACCGTTGCGCCCGCCAGTGCCAGCAGGACACACCACCACGCCGCGTTGGCTACGATCCGCCGCTGGGACCAGGAAAACCTCATGCCCGTTGCCTACGATTGCACCACGAATCCACCTGCGCGTCGAGCGCTCGCTGCCACAGGATGTTTAACTGCCTCCAAGAGATCCCTTTAATCCTCTGCTGCTTAGCACGTGCCTAGCCCGGCCGGGGTTTCGCGTCACCAATACTGGTGAGCGTGGTCACATTCCGCCTTCGGGGCCCTGTTGGAAGATGGATTTGGTGAAGTCAGGCCCGGTCGGCGATGAGGGTTGCATCGCATGGCCGTGCCTCCCGCGTGGACACAGCATGGAGGCCCACGATGGGCAAAGCCATCCTCTATGACGCCACCCTGTGCATCGGGTGCCGGGCTTGCGAGCAGGCCTGCGCCGAGCACAACCGGCTCCCCTACAACGAGGCCATCGCCACCGAGGAGATCACCTCGGAGCACAAGTTCACGTCCATCCTGACCCGCGGCGAGAACTACATGCGGCGGATGTGCATGCACTGCCAGGATCCGACCTGCGCTTCGGTGTGTCCGGTCGGCGCCCTGCGCAAGACGGAACTCGGCCCCGTCACCTACGACGAGAGCCGTTGTATCGGCTGCCGTTACTGCATGGTCGCTTGCCCCTTCAGCGTCCCCAAGTACGAGTGGAGCAAGGTGCTCCCGGGCGTGCGCAAGTGCACCATGTGCGCCGACCGCGTGGCCGCCGGGCTGCCTACCGCCTGCACTGAGGCGTGTCCCACCGGCGCCACCAAGTTCGGAGACCGCGACCAACTCATCGCGGAGGCCCGCCAGCGCCTGGCCGACAATCCCGCCCAGTACGTCGATCACATCTTCGGGTTGAGCGAGGTAGGCGGGACCTCCGTGCTCATGCTCGCCGGCGTCCCCTTCGAGCGCTTCGACATGCGCAGCGACTTCATCCAGGAACCGCTGCCGATGCTCACTTACCGCGTGCTCTCCCGCATCCCGGACCTGGTGACCGTGGGCAGTGTGTTGCTGGGTGGCGTCTGGTGGATCACCCACCGCCGGGCCGAAGTCGCGGCCGCTGAAGGCGGCGACGCCAGGTCCGATGGAAAGAAGGAGAAGAATCCATGACCAGCAAGCTGCCGCGCTTCACCTTCTGGCGGGGTGTCTTCCTCTTCGTGATGCTGGCTGGAATGTACGCTGCCTGGGTCCGCTTCACGCAAGGCCTGGGAGCTTCCACCAACTTGAGCGACCGGTTCCCCTGGGGCATTTGGATCGGCTTCGACGTCCTGTGCGGAGTCATGCTGGCCGCCGGGGGCTTCACCCTCATGGCCGCCGTGCACATCTTGAACGTCGAGCGCTTCCAGCCTATCGTGCGGCCCACGCTGCTGACTGCGTTCCTCGGCTACGTCCTGGTCGTGGTGGCGCTGTTGTTCGACCTCGGACGCCCTTACCGCATCTGGCATCCGCTGGTGATGTGGAACCCGCGCTCCGTCATGTTCGAGGTGGCCTGGTGCGTCATGCTCTATACCACCGTGCTCAGCCTGGAGTTTGCGCCGGTGGTCTTCGAGCGCCTGCGCCTGGAGCGCCCTATGCGCATCCTGCGCGCCATCTCCATCCCGCTGGTGATTGCCGGCGTCATCCTCTCCACCCTGCATCAGTCTTCGCTGGGCAGCTTGTACCTCATCGTTCCGGAGAAGCTGCATCCGTTCTGGTACACGCCGCTGTTGCCGGTGTTCTTCTTCATTTCCGCCATCGCCGTCGGCCTGGCTATGACCATTTTCGAGTCCTCGCTGAGCTCCAAGCACTTCCGCCGCCAGCTCGAGTTGCCGCTGCTGCAGGAACTGGGGCGCATCCTCACCGTCGTTCTGGGCGTCTACCTGGTGCTGCGTTTGCAGGATCTGTATCACCGCGGCGCATTGCGCAAGGTCTTGGAACCGGGCTACGAAACCTGGCTCTTCCTGCTGGAAATGGCCTTGGCGCTCGTCGTCCCGCTCATCCTGCTGCTGAGCCGGCGCCTGCGGGAGAGTCGCGGCGGACTGTATCTGGCAGCCGTCCTGGTCGTGCTGGGCTTCATCACCAACCGCCTGAACGTGAGCATCACCGGGATGGAAGCCGCGGCCGGCGTGCGCTACCTCCCCAAGTGGACGGAAGTCGCCGTCACCGGCGCCATCATCGCCGCCGGCTTCTTCATCTTCGCCCTGGCCGCCCGGTATTTGGCCATCTTCCCGGAGGAGCGGGTGCCGCTGGAGCGGCCGGTGCCGCAAGAGCTGACCCATGTCGCTGCTGACTGAGTCCTCGCGGCCTCCCGCCTGGAAGCGCCTGGGCCGCAGCCTGAGCGCCAAGCTCATCCTGCTGCTCCTGGCGGCCATGCTGGTTGTCTTCGGCGTGCTTGGCTACTTGAACATCCGGCTGCATCGCCGGCACCTCGAGCAGGCCACGTTGCTCTCCGCCGAGCGCGTCAGCGACGTGCTCAAACGCTCCACTTCCTACTACATGATGCGCAACGACCGCGAAGGCCTGTACCACATCATCGGGACCATCGCCCAGGAACCGGGCATGGAGCGCGTTCGCATCTTCAACAAGGAAGGCCGCATCAGCTTCTCGACCGACGTGAGCGAAGTCAACCAGTATGTGGACAAACGGGCCGAGGCCTGCTACGCCTGCCATACCCAGGCGCAGCCCCTCACCCGCCTCGACCGCCCCGATCGCTTCCGCATCTACCGCGCCGCCGACCACCGCGTACTGGGCATTATCAATCCCATCGAGAATCAGCCGGCTTGTTCGAACGCCGCCTGCCACGCTCATCCTGCGGAGCAGAAGATCCTGGGCGTGCTGGACACCAACCTCTCCCTGGCCCGCGCCGATGCCAGTCTGGCGGAAGGCACCCGGCAGATGCTCCTTTATACCGTGTTCGCTGTGGCGGGCGTCCTGGTGCTGATCGGCCTGTTTGTGTGGGAGGTTGTGCACCGCCCGGTCAAGGTCCTGCGAGCGGGCACCGACCGGCTGGCCCGCGGCGACCTCGGCTACCAGATCGATATCCGCTCGCACGACGAATTGGGTGAACTGGCGTCGTCCTTCAACCGCATGAGCCGCGACCTGCGCGAAGCGCGCTCCGAACTCACCGCCTGGACCCGCACCCTGGAAGAACGCGTCCAGCAGAAGACCAGCGAGCTGAAGGCCGCCCATGAGCAGATGTTGCAGGCGGAGAAGTTGGCTTCGCTCGGCAAGCTCGCCGCGGTGGTCGCCCACGAGATCAACAACCCGCTCTCCGGCATCCTCACCTACGCCAGGCTGCTGCGCCGCTGGGCCGAACGCGGCGAGGACGGCGAAAGCAAGCGGGAGGAGATCCGCGCCTCCCTGGAACTGATCGAGTCCGAAAGCCGCCGCTGCGGCGACATCGTGCGCAACCTCCTCAGCTTTGCCCGCACCGGTCCCATGAACCTGGTCTGGGCCGACCTGAACACCATCGTGGATCGCTGCCTGCGCCTGGTGAAGCACCAGTTGGAGCTGAACTCTATCCAGCTTCACACTGACCTCGCTCCCGAACTGCCACGTGTGCCTTGTGACTCCGCGCAGGTCGAGCAGATGTTGCTGGCGCTGGTGATGAACGCCATCGACGCCATGCCCCGCGGCGGCAACCTCCGTTTGCGCACCCGCTTGCTGCCCGAGTCCGGCCAGGTCCAATTGCAGGTTGCGGACGACGGCCTCGGCATTCCGCCCGAACTGCTGCCGCGCATGTTCGAGCCCTTCGTCACCACTAAGGAAGAGCGGCACGGCGTGGGCCTCGGTCTGGCCATCAGCCGCAACATCGTGGAGCGCCACCAGGGCAGCATCCACGTCGAATCCGAGCCCGGCAAAGGAACGACCTTCACCGTCGTCCTGCCGCTGGGCGCGGAGAACCCGGCCGCCGCCTCCGCAGCGGCCGCCATCGTGAGGTGAAGCCGTGAATGACCGGAGCACTCTGCTGATCGTGGACGATGAACTGAGCGTGCGCGACTCGCTGGGCAAATGGTTCCGCGAGGAAGGCTACGAGATCGGCGCCGCCGAGAACGCCAGCCAGGCCCTGGCCCGCCTGGCCGAGCGCCGCTGGGACCTGGCGCTGGTCGATGTCAAGATGAGCGGCACCGATGGCATCGAGCTGCAGCGCCGCATGCGCGAGATCGACCCCGACATGCTGGTCATCATCATGACCGGGTACGCTTCCGTGGAGACCGCCGTCGCGGCGCTGAAGAGCGGCGCCTACGACTACGTCACCAAGCCGCTCGATCCCGATGAACTCGCTCATCTCGTCCGCAACGCTATCTCCCACCGCCGCGCCCAGCAGGAAGTCGGCCACCTCCGCGCGACCGTCACCGAAGCCTGCCGCCCGCCCGACCTGGTCGGCCAGAGCGCCGCCATGCGCCGCGTCCTCGACGCCATTGAAACCGTCGCCCCCACCGACGCCACCGTGCTCATCACCGGCGAAAGCGGCACCGGAAAGGAACTCGTCGCCCGCACCGTTCATGCCATGGGTCCGCGCCGTTTCCATCCCATGGTCGTGATCCACTGCGGCGCACTGACGGAAACCCTGCTGGAGAGCGAGCTTTTCGGCCACGAGAAGGGCGCCTTCACCGGAGCCCAGTACCGCAAGAAAGGCAAGTTCGAAGTGGCGGAAGGCGGCACTGTCTTTTTGGACGAGATCGGCGACATCTCGCTCAAGACCCAGACCGACCTCCTGCGCGTCCTGCAGGAGCGTGAGATTGTCCGCGTCGGCGGCACCCAGCCCATCCGGGTGGACTTCCGCTGTATCGCGGCCACCAACCGCTCGCTGGAAAAGTTGATTGAGGAGCGCGTCTTCCGCCCCGACCTCTATTACCGCCTCAACGTCTTCCGCATCGAGATTCCACCCCTGCGCGAGCGCCGTGAAGATATTCCGCTGCTCGTCGACCACTTCGTTCGCAAGTTCTCGCTCTCCATGAACAAGCGCATCCATCGCGTCGTTCCCGAAGCCATCGCGCTACTCGAGCAGCAGGAGTGGCCCGGCAACGTCCGCGAGCTGGAAAACGCCGTCGAGCGCGCCATGGTCGTGGCCCAGGAGCCCGAACTCCGCGTGCAGGACTTCCTCCTCAAGCCGGCCCCCGGCCTCAATGAGCCCCGCACGCTGGAGGACGCCGAGCGCATCCACATCCTGCGCGTGCTCGAACAGTGCGGCTGGAACCAGACCCGCGCTGCCGATGTGCTGGGCATCGATCGCGTCACTCTGCACAACAAGCTCAAGAAGTACGGCTGGACCCGGCCTGCGGCCGTCAACCAATGAACTTTCTCCATCTGCTGCCGGTGGGCAACGTCGAGGCCGCTTGGCTCGAGGGCCTCCGTCCTGCCCTCGCCCAAGCCTTCGGCGTGCCCTGCCGGCTGCTCCCCGGCGCCCTGGATCCCGCCTTCGCCTTCCAGCCCAACCGGCAGCAGTACCACTCCACGGAGATTCTTGACCGCCTGCGTGCTCGCCTCCAGCCGGACACCTGGCGGCTCTTGGGCGTCACCTCCGCCGACCTCTGCATCCCCATCCTGACGTTCGTTTTCGGCGAGGCCCAGCTCAACGGCGCCTGTGCCCTGGTTTCCACCCATCGCCTGCGCCAGGAGTTCTACGGACTGCCGCCCGACCCGGCGCTCCTCCGCGACCGCCTGCTCAAGGAAGCCATCCACGAGCTGGGCCACACCCTCGAGCTTCAGCATTGCGACGACTACACCTGCGCCATGGCTGCCGCCCATGCCGTCGAGTGGATTGACCTCAGGTCCCCGGGCTTCTGCCAGCATTGCCGCGCCCGCATCCTCAGCCAGCAGGCGGAGAAACAATGGGTAAGCGCCCGTTGAGTTCTTCATCACCCGCCGTTGTGAATTGCAGCAGTCGCTAACCGACTGAACCTACTGCCCAGCCGTACCAATCTCCCGTCGTGCTCTTGTTGACGGCGTTGAGTTATTCAACAACGCGCCGTCAAGAATCGCCTCTTCCGCCCGCGCGATTTATGCAGAGAAGATTCTCTATTTCCTTTGTTTCGAGCGCGATGAACGCACCGCCCGCCTTGTGTCGCAGTCCTGGCCGCTCGCTTGCTTCTCTAAGGGTGGCAACTGTCACCGAGACGCTCGACAGCCGCCGGAGGTGCCTTATGGTTGTGCTACTCGTCATCGCCACGTTCGCAATCTTGTTGCTCATCGACTACCTGCGCAGCCCTCAACCGGTTCTCGCGCTGCAGCCGCGCCCAGCCGTTCCGCCCGCGCCGGAAGTTGCGGTGCCCCGTACGCGGCCGGCGCTGGTGAATGGTTTCTTTTTGCCGGAGAATCTCCGCTACCACCCCGGTCACGCCTGGGCGCTGAGCGAAGGCCCGCAACTGGTGCGCGTCGGCCTCGACGACTTCGCCGCGCGCCTCACCGGTAAGCTCGACCGCCTCACGCTCCCGCAGCGCGGCCAGTGGCTCCGCCAGGGCGAGAAAACCTGGACCCTGCACCGCGACGGTGCCGCCGTCGACATGGTTTCCCCCATCGAAGGCGAGGTCACCGACGTCAACCCGGCCCTTCTCCTCGATCCCGATCTGGCGCGGCGCGATCCCTACGGTGAAGGCTGGCTGCTCACCGTGAAGGCGCCCGATGCCAGGACCAGCTTCCGCAATCTGTTGGGCGGTTCGCTCGCCCGCTTCTGGATGGAGGATTCGGCCCGGCGCCTGCAGCGGCATGTGCCCGAGGCCCTGGGTGCTGTCGCACAGGACGGCGGCGTAGCTCTGGCCGACCTGACCACCCACATGCCCGATGCCCAATGGACCAGGCTGGCTCGCGAGTTCTTCCTCTCCTGAAGGAATCGCGGCCGATGCCGCCGCAACCGGGCAACCTCCGCCGCGCCGGTCGAAAACTCGACCGGCGCGGCCTGCGTGCCATCATGGCTCATCATCTCAGGCCTGCGATAATGCAAGCGCCGTGCTCTCTCATGGAACGTTCAGGTACTGTAGGTTCGTATCAGGGCACGGCTTCAGCCGTGCCGAAGCGCCTCTGAAGATTGGGGGCTTCAGCCCCAGGAAAGAAAGACACGAACGCCACGTGCACGACGTTCTGATCATCGGCGGCGGAATCGTCGGTCTCGCCACCGCTCTCGAAGTCACCCGCCGCCAACCCGCGCAGCCCGTCCTCGTCCTGGAGAAAGAGCCGCGCCTGGCCGCTCACCAGAGCGGCCGCAACAGCGGCGTCATCCACTCCGGCATCTACTACCGCCCCGGCTCGCTCAAAGCCAGGCTCTGTGTGGAAGGCGCGGCCGCCATGGTCGCCTTCTGCCGCGAGCACGGCATTCCCCATCGGGTCTGCGGCAAGCTCGTGGTCGCCACCGATTCCCAAGAAGCCGCCGCGCTCGGCGCCCTCTTTCGCCGCGGCAACGAAAACGGCGTGCCCGGCCTCGAGCTGGTCGGTCCTGAGCGCATCCGCGCCCTGGAGCCGCACTGTGCCGGAGTGGCAGCGCTCTACGTGCCCGGCGCCGCCATCACCGACTATGCAGCCGTCACGGAAAAATACGCCGAACTCGTCCGAGCCTCTGGCAGCGAAGTGCGCACCGGCGCGCGGGTCCATGCCATCCGCCGGCACAGCGGTCGGACCATCGTCGAAACCACCGCCGGCGAGTTCACCGCCCACCGGCTGATCAACTGCGCCGGCCTGCATTCCGACCGGGTGGCTCGCCTCGCCGGCGCCGACCCCGGCGTCATCATCGTGCCCTTCCGCGGCGAGTACTACCAACTGGTGCCGGAAAAGCGTGCCTTGGTCCGCGGACTCATCTATCCCATGCCCGACCCCAAGTACCCGTTTCTCGGAGTCCACCTCACCAGCCATCTCGACGGCCGCGTCACCGCTGGACCCAACGCTGTGCTGGCCCTTAAGCGCGAGGGTTATCGCAAGACCGATATCGATCCGGCCGACACCCTCTCACTCCTCAGCAGCGCAGCCTTCTGGCTGATGTGCGCGCGCTATTGGCCCGGCGGCCTCGACCAGATGTATCGCTCCTGGAGCAAGCGCGCCTTTACCCGCAAGCTGCAGCGGCTGCTGCCCGAGGTTCAGGAATCGGATCTCGTGCCGGACAAGACCGGTGTGCGCGCCCAGGCCGTGGACCGTGACGGGAAACTCGTGGACGATTTCCGTATCGTCCGCGACCAGACCATCATCCACGTCCTCAACGTCCCCTCGCCCGCCGCTACGGCATCGCTAGCCATAGGCAAAGTCATCGCGCAGATGCTGGACGAGATGGCCTGACCACGCCACACGTAAGTCGCCACACGAAAGCGTAGT
This portion of the Terriglobales bacterium genome encodes:
- the lhgO gene encoding L-2-hydroxyglutarate oxidase, with translation MHDVLIIGGGIVGLATALEVTRRQPAQPVLVLEKEPRLAAHQSGRNSGVIHSGIYYRPGSLKARLCVEGAAAMVAFCREHGIPHRVCGKLVVATDSQEAAALGALFRRGNENGVPGLELVGPERIRALEPHCAGVAALYVPGAAITDYAAVTEKYAELVRASGSEVRTGARVHAIRRHSGRTIVETTAGEFTAHRLINCAGLHSDRVARLAGADPGVIIVPFRGEYYQLVPEKRALVRGLIYPMPDPKYPFLGVHLTSHLDGRVTAGPNAVLALKREGYRKTDIDPADTLSLLSSAAFWLMCARYWPGGLDQMYRSWSKRAFTRKLQRLLPEVQESDLVPDKTGVRAQAVDRDGKLVDDFRIVRDQTIIHVLNVPSPAATASLAIGKVIAQMLDEMA